From the Lathyrus oleraceus cultivar Zhongwan6 chromosome 3, CAAS_Psat_ZW6_1.0, whole genome shotgun sequence genome, the window TTGGAAATGCAGAGGTGGCCCTACAAAATAGTCCAATAGCTTTGGGCATAGCTATGGAATTTTGAAAACACCAAAGAAAAACAACAAattactttgacaaaggaaaCATCTATGGGATTTCAATCGCCTTCCAATTGTTCAAAGCCACATCAGATTGGTACACCAGATTGCTCAAATATTCATCTTCAAGATATTCATCAATAGCATTGACTTGATATCCAGTGTTAAGAAACACTTCTTAGATAGTCTTCGGACGTCCTTTGATAGAGGTTGATGCTTCCTTCTTGACATTGGTTGGTTTGTAACCCAACCCAAAATGGTCCGACTTTAGTTTGACATCAATAACATCTCTCCAACCTTCGGGACTTCCTTCCTCAATGGTTGATCTTGCTTTCTTCCATGATGCAAAAGATGGAATACCCTTACCCTTTGGTTCTTCGACTTCCATAAGGACAGCGTTTGCTATTTTaagagcttggaaagaagtttccaaagcatcctcatcagcctcaatgTAACTGAACGAAGAGAGGTGGCTTACCATAAGATCTTCCTCACCTGACACAATCACCAGCTTATCATCAATAACAAATTTCATTTTTTGGTGCAAGGTTGAAGTCACGGCCCCAGCGGCATGAATCAATGGCCTTCCAAGCAAACAGCTATAATTTGGGTTGATGTCCATAACCTAAAAAGTAATTTCAAACACATGTGGACAAATTAGTATTGGCAGCTCCACCTCCCCTATGACGGTCCTCCTCGATCCATCAAATGCCTTGACAATTAATGCGCTTGGCCTCATCTCAGTCACTTGATATGCCAACTTAGCGAGCGTCCTCTTAGGTAAAACATTCAGAGAGGAGCCAGTGTCCACAAGGACTCTTGTTAGGGTATCTTCTTGGCATTTCACAGATATGTGCAAAGCACGGTTATGGTCTTGGCCATCCTTCGTCAAATCTTCTCTACCGAAGCTGAGATGGTTGCATGCTGTAATGGTGGCAATGGCCCCATCAAATTGATCAATAGTAATATCGTGAATGACATGAGCCTGAGCTAACAATTTCTGCAAGGCACTCCTATGAGCTGGAGAACTCATGAGAAGAGACAAAATGGATACCTTTAAAGGAGTTTGATGCAGCTGATCAAtaatcttgtaatcactcttcttgataatcctcataaatTCAGCGTCTTCATCAGTTGTGATCACCTCTTTGCCTTTGTCGGTAACAGTAGTGGTGGTTTCTTTCGGTGGAATTGGCAGATTCAAGTTGAACTGAGGGGTATAAATGCGACCACTGCGGGTCATTCTACTTCCCATTGCTATATCAGTGCTTGTAATACTTAGACCTTATTTGTGACCTACTTTCTCATACCTTTGTTTAACCACAGTTGTATCATACTTCCAAGGAACTGCTTTAGTATTCCCAAAAGGAAAAGAGCTAGGCCTTTGGACAACCACTGGATTAGGCATATTGAAGATTGGTTCAATTGATTATGGAATGTTGAAAATTGGCTGAACAAAAGTAGAATCTAGAATGTTGAATATTGGCTCTGGAATGTTGAAGATTGGTGTTGTAGTACTTAACTCAGGTAGATTGAAGATGGGTTCAATCACTGCTACCTCATTCTTTTTCATACGACCGCTTACTTGTAACACACCTTGGTTAATCAATTCTTGAATATCCTTTTGGACCATTTCACATCCTTTAGGACCAATAGTACATTCTTCACAACTCTTATGGCAATTTTTCAATAAACCTGCCTCCACTAACTTTGCATGAAAATCTCTGAGCGGAGTCTTGATTTTGGTTGCATCAAGAATCAGACCTTCACCAGGCTCATCATCAATATCATTTACAGACCCATGAGCAGGCAAAGGATTTTTTTTGACATTTGGACTGGTATCCCCAAATGAAAGAATCTTTTTCTCAATCAATTCCCTCACAATATGTTTCAAGGCACAACAGCCTTCCAAATCATGCCCTGGGGAACCTTCATGGAACAAACAATGTGAATTGGGATTGTAATATGGTGGGAGAGGATCTGGTGGAGGTCCCAAAGGTCTCGGAACAACTAACCCTTTCTTCAACAATGACAAATATAATTCAGTGTAAGACATAGGGATCTGAGGAATCAGAGGTTTTCCACCTTGTCTTCTATTTTGAAATGAAGCATTTTGGCGCAGAGCTGGAGTCCTTTGTTGATAAGCTGGAGCGTTGGGTACTTGTTGATAATTTGGAACGTTGGGTGTTGTTTGAAAGATCGGAACTGCTTGGGTCGACTGATACACTAGGACTTGTTGATTGAAAGTTGGTGTAATAGTTGTTACATACGACTGTTGAGCAAATTGCGGTTGTTGAACATATTGTTGTTGAGCAAAAGATTGTTGCTTTTTCCAAGATTGATTCTTTCTTTTACTAACCATCACTACATTTGTTTCTCCTTCCTTTTTCTTAAGGAAACTGCTAGAGAATTTcttggtattgttgttattgttacAATTACTAGCTGAAATAATCATCTTGCCATTTTTAAGCCAAGTTCCACTTTGATACCCACAGCCACCAAGTCAGAAAAACTTGCAGTCACGCTTCCCACCATCCTTTCAAAAAATTCTGGTCGCACTGTGTCGACGAACCAATCTGCCAATTCTTTTTCAGTTAATGGAGGTTCCACTTGAGATGCAGtctctctccacctttgtgcatattctttaaaggATTCAGAATACTTTTGGGACATGCTCAACAATTGCCTTCTATCGGGAGCTAgatccatgttgtacttgtattgtttgaTGAAAGCATCAGATAAATCTTGGAAATAACGGATGCGAGTCTGATCAAGGGTCAAGTACCATTTCGAAGAGGCACCTttcaaactgtcttggaaacagtgGATCATGAGTTTGTCATTGTCCACGTGAGCTGCCATCTTTCTATAATACATGATAAGATGACTTTTGGGACAAGTATCTCCTTCATATTGATTAAGGTTGGGTGTCTTGAATTTTGCGGGGATCACCAATCCAGATACAAGGCACATTTCTCTGGCAACAGCACCAAAGATCTGATCACCTTCCATTGCTCTCAGCCTTTTCTCAATGGTTTCAACATTTTCTCTCAGCTTTTCATGTCTTTCATCACCTTCTTCAGTCATATCAGGTATATCATACACTTGTTGATGATCATCGAAGTACGGTTGAACTCGAGTGTGCATGGCACTGGGTGCAAAAGTAGGAATCACTTGATTAACTTCAGTAGTTAATGGAACTGTGTGTTGAGTGGACTGTCATTGAGGAGGAGGCACAAAAACATAAGGAAGACCAAAGGAAGGCCAAGTTGCTGGAGTAGTAACTGTTGGCTGAGGAGTAATCACCGGATTGACGATCTCAGAAACAATTGTGGGTTGAGTATCCATCTTTGCACGTATTACTTGCAACATCTCCATGATTTGACCTATATTTCCACGTAGATCTGTAAGCTCTTCATTGACTCTTTCCGTCTCTTGCTCTTGCTCGGCCATTTTACGTCGGGCTTGAGCTCTGGTGTGAGGGTCTCAGTGTGCAAACTATTGGAGAAGAAATGACGGAAATGAgtttttattttgataaaaaatgaaagtgtGATGACATGTGCATGAATGCAATGAAAATGCAAAATTTTAAAagtttcaaggaacttaagagatAATTGCAAACATCAAAAGGCAAATAACAATGACCAAAAGAAACTCATTTCATTAATCAAAGGGAGTTACAAAATTTGAGTACACTTTCAAAAGTTCTAAACAAAGCTAAATAAAAGCTAAGTAAAGTCCTAAGGAGATTCCCCTAGTAGCCTCAAGTTGAGCTTCTTAATTTGTTCTTCCATCTCAGCCTTCTCAAGCATAAGCTTGTCCACGATCAACTTCCAAGGAGTATTTGACTGAACGCcataggaaaataaatcctcttgcacctTCCTCTTCTTGTTAGAGAGCTCTTCTTCATTCTTCATCTT encodes:
- the LOC127131125 gene encoding uncharacterized protein LOC127131125 encodes the protein MHTRVQPYFDDHQQVYDIPDMTEEGDERHEKLRENVETIEKRLRAMEGDQIFGAVAREMCLVSGLVIPAKFKTPNLNQYEGDTCPKSHLIMYYRKMAAHVDNDKLMIHCFQDSLKGASSKWYLTLDQTRIRYFQDLSDAFIKQYKYNMDLAPDRRQLLSMSQKYSESFKEYAQRWRETASQVEPPLTEKELADWFVDTVRPEFFERMVGSVTASFSDLVAVGIKVELGLKMAR